A region of Thermus oshimai DSM 12092 DNA encodes the following proteins:
- a CDS encoding NIPSNAP family protein, translated as MVQMRRYTLKEGAKEAFQEVFLGVIVPLRRALGFKVLGAYWLSEREFLWFVAHENFEEAEKAYYEHPERKKVNPAQYIEAMETRFVEALPL; from the coding sequence ATGGTGCAGATGCGCCGCTACACCCTGAAGGAGGGGGCCAAGGAGGCCTTCCAGGAGGTCTTCTTGGGGGTCATCGTCCCCTTGAGGCGGGCTTTGGGGTTTAAGGTGCTCGGGGCCTACTGGCTTTCGGAAAGGGAGTTCTTGTGGTTCGTGGCCCACGAGAACTTTGAGGAGGCGGAAAAGGCCTACTACGAGCACCCCGAACGGAAGAAGGTGAACCCCGCCCAGTACATCGAGGCCATGGAGACCCGGTTCGTGGAGGCCCTGCCCCTTTAG
- a CDS encoding tetratricopeptide repeat protein — protein MTSRSSEPTPWLRYLEDLRPYLKGKDHRGKRGSLRWLEALMSERGGRAGTVRNILYKDLGSLEEKERLYGLLADLYREVGLKPPPPPGELFLESARRALGRDKRRIFRRFLRELELGGRPQLVVVGGPATGKGVLLSAVQRALSALPEEPFFLNLGGELAQALIPLAEALGVEVQGLLSQLSPTQPYLLQGALQGEVLQALAQGLNRAGRPLLLRAEAEGSLEGLPLRGPDGVQKGLSAWLEPFLKALRIPYLAALSEPPPTLPYQPLSPPSREEARRFVRERLPHLPPERVEALVNQAGRNFGELSRLVLLEAAKHDPKTPLQEDPALRPLLLALAAFSPEADPAFPAALLEKALGRPLEKLSQAERALLEWVGDGLVRPALRSLLPEEAPKELHLLALSFFPEENLFRRLYHARKGGAWAELLRALEEDPARLALLPGLWVEAQTWPKEAREALAAVVVRYRAVLGQYAHPEAEEALSVLREAENPALRAWARIKAAEAKADAALYKEAEELLPPLEDLNLLDETGRAEGLLVMAAVERWKGDYERAASYAEAAERLPVAPFLKDRVQLWRGLVAKDLGRYEEALAALEKVGHDPLLLGRARYQMGDLLMRLGRLEAKARMEEGLKALEEAGAPKDEVARVRARYGTLLRRLGLYEEAEKALLQALSEAEDPFTRARVESEAGILEAARGRPFEALAYLEAAERYFRTTSERPKEARYRHLRTLFRLGAAYLLLEAGQPYRPPFLGGLRAEEAGRLLEALLTAIPEEATDRYTALRLDTASLLALLLPPEEGLGLLRPFLGLENPYLRAQARLGYAEILARKGAYGEALAQVVALPPLEDPGLWAQARAVEVLALLGLGEREAAWAKVREAAQGGLPRPFRFQLGRALGRFCPELKARLPQGPLALPEALGFALANPD, from the coding sequence ATGACATCCAGGTCTTCGGAACCTACACCCTGGCTGCGCTACCTGGAGGACCTCCGCCCCTACCTCAAGGGGAAGGACCACCGGGGGAAACGGGGCTCCCTGCGCTGGCTCGAGGCCCTCATGAGCGAGCGGGGGGGCCGGGCGGGGACGGTGCGGAACATCCTCTACAAGGACCTGGGGAGCCTGGAGGAAAAGGAAAGGCTTTACGGCCTCCTGGCCGACCTCTACCGGGAGGTGGGCCTGAAGCCCCCACCCCCCCCGGGGGAGCTCTTCCTGGAAAGCGCCCGCCGCGCCCTCGGGCGGGACAAAAGGCGCATCTTCCGCCGCTTCTTGAGGGAGCTGGAGCTTGGGGGCCGGCCCCAACTGGTGGTGGTGGGGGGGCCGGCCACGGGGAAGGGGGTGCTCCTCTCCGCGGTGCAAAGGGCCCTTTCCGCCCTGCCGGAGGAGCCCTTTTTCCTCAACCTGGGGGGGGAGCTGGCCCAGGCCCTCATCCCCCTGGCGGAGGCCTTAGGGGTGGAGGTCCAGGGCCTCCTCTCCCAGCTCTCCCCCACCCAGCCCTACCTCCTCCAGGGGGCCCTGCAGGGGGAGGTGCTCCAGGCCCTGGCCCAGGGCCTGAACCGCGCGGGCCGGCCCCTTCTCCTCCGGGCGGAGGCGGAGGGCAGCCTGGAGGGCCTCCCCCTAAGGGGTCCCGACGGGGTGCAGAAGGGGCTTTCCGCCTGGCTGGAGCCTTTCCTCAAGGCCCTGAGGATCCCCTACCTGGCCGCCCTCTCCGAGCCCCCCCCCACCCTCCCCTACCAGCCCCTCTCCCCCCCGAGCCGGGAGGAGGCCCGGCGCTTCGTGCGGGAACGGCTTCCCCACCTGCCCCCCGAGCGGGTGGAGGCCCTGGTGAACCAGGCGGGGCGGAACTTCGGGGAGCTTTCCCGGCTGGTGCTCCTGGAGGCCGCCAAGCACGACCCCAAGACCCCCCTCCAGGAAGACCCGGCCCTGAGGCCCCTCCTCCTGGCCCTCGCCGCCTTCAGCCCCGAGGCCGACCCCGCCTTCCCCGCGGCGCTGCTGGAAAAGGCCTTGGGCCGCCCCCTGGAAAAGCTCTCCCAGGCGGAGCGGGCCCTTCTGGAGTGGGTGGGGGATGGGCTGGTGCGCCCCGCGCTTCGGAGCCTCCTCCCCGAGGAGGCCCCCAAGGAACTCCACCTCCTGGCCCTGAGCTTCTTCCCGGAGGAGAACCTCTTCCGCCGCCTCTACCACGCCCGCAAGGGGGGGGCCTGGGCGGAGCTCCTTAGGGCTTTGGAGGAAGACCCCGCCCGGCTCGCCCTCCTCCCCGGCCTCTGGGTGGAGGCCCAAACCTGGCCCAAGGAGGCCCGGGAGGCCCTGGCCGCGGTGGTGGTGCGCTACCGGGCGGTCCTGGGCCAGTACGCCCACCCCGAGGCGGAGGAGGCCCTTTCGGTCCTGAGGGAGGCGGAAAACCCGGCCCTAAGGGCCTGGGCCCGCATCAAGGCCGCGGAGGCCAAGGCGGACGCGGCGCTTTACAAGGAGGCGGAGGAGCTCCTGCCCCCCTTGGAAGACCTGAACCTCCTGGACGAGACGGGGCGGGCGGAGGGGCTTCTCGTCATGGCCGCGGTGGAGCGCTGGAAGGGGGACTACGAACGGGCGGCCTCCTACGCGGAGGCCGCGGAACGCCTCCCCGTGGCCCCTTTCCTAAAGGACCGGGTGCAGCTTTGGCGGGGCCTGGTGGCCAAGGACCTGGGCCGCTACGAGGAGGCCCTGGCCGCCCTGGAAAAGGTGGGGCACGACCCCCTTCTCCTGGGGCGGGCCCGCTACCAGATGGGGGACCTCCTCATGCGCCTGGGGCGCCTCGAGGCCAAGGCCCGCATGGAGGAGGGCCTGAAGGCCCTGGAAGAGGCCGGGGCCCCCAAGGACGAGGTGGCCCGGGTCCGGGCCCGCTACGGGACGCTCCTCAGGCGGCTTGGGCTTTACGAGGAGGCGGAAAAGGCCCTCCTCCAGGCCCTCTCCGAGGCGGAAGACCCCTTCACCCGGGCCCGGGTGGAAAGCGAGGCCGGGATCCTGGAGGCCGCCCGGGGCCGGCCTTTTGAGGCCCTGGCCTACCTGGAGGCCGCGGAGCGCTACTTCCGCACCACCTCGGAAAGGCCCAAGGAGGCCCGCTACCGCCACCTGCGCACCCTCTTCCGCCTGGGGGCGGCCTACCTCCTCCTGGAGGCGGGCCAGCCCTACCGCCCGCCCTTCCTGGGGGGGCTTAGGGCGGAGGAGGCGGGAAGGCTCCTAGAGGCCCTCCTCACCGCCATCCCCGAGGAGGCCACGGACCGGTACACCGCCCTCAGGCTGGACACGGCCAGCCTCCTCGCCCTCCTCCTCCCCCCCGAGGAGGGGCTTGGCCTCCTAAGGCCCTTCCTGGGCCTGGAAAACCCCTACCTCCGGGCCCAGGCCCGGCTGGGCTACGCGGAGATCCTGGCCCGCAAGGGGGCCTACGGGGAGGCCCTGGCCCAGGTGGTGGCCCTCCCCCCCCTGGAGGACCCTGGCCTCTGGGCCCAGGCCCGGGCGGTGGAGGTCCTGGCCCTCCTGGGCCTGGGGGAACGGGAGGCCGCCTGGGCCAAGGTGCGGGAGGCCGCCCAAGGGGGCCTTCCCCGCCCCTTCCGCTTCCAGCTGGGCCGGGCCCTGGGCCGCTTCTGCCCGGAGCTCAAGGCGCGGCTTCCCCAAGGCCCCCTGGCCCTCCCCGAGGCCCTGGGCTTCGCCCTGGCAAATCCTGACTAA
- a CDS encoding FAD-dependent oxidoreductase, translating to MGTRLVVVGGVAGGASAAAKAKRENPELEVVVYEKSGWVSYGACGLPYVLSGEIPSLEALVARTPEAFRKGGVLVYPRHEVVDVDYALRTLTVYSHEEGRTFQERFDHLVLATGARPVVPPVPGVEQEGVYTLRSMEDGAALLEALKGAKRAAILGAGYIGLEVAEAFRKRGLEVTLLEAQDRPLPQWDPEVSALVREELSRHGVEVWTGVRALALRGAGRVEAVETTEGVVPADLVLLAVGVRPNTALAQAMGVALGPTGAIATDERMRTNLEGVYAAGDVAESRHLLLGRPYWLPLGDVANKHGRTAGAVIAGKEARFAGVVGTAVFKVFGLGVATTGLSLERALSEGFRAKKVFIRAEDSAHYWPEHAPLWVELVYEEGTGRLLGGAVVGRGQAVKRIDVLAALLHQKGTVEDLMGLDLAYAPPFSPVWDPLLIAAQQARG from the coding sequence ATGGGTACGCGTCTAGTGGTGGTGGGGGGCGTGGCGGGAGGGGCTTCCGCCGCGGCCAAGGCCAAGCGGGAAAACCCCGAGCTGGAGGTGGTGGTCTACGAGAAGTCCGGCTGGGTGTCCTACGGGGCCTGCGGCCTGCCCTATGTGCTTTCGGGGGAGATCCCGAGCCTGGAGGCCCTGGTGGCCCGCACCCCCGAGGCCTTCCGCAAGGGGGGGGTCCTGGTCTATCCCCGGCACGAGGTGGTGGACGTGGACTACGCCTTGCGCACCCTCACGGTCTACAGCCACGAGGAGGGGCGCACCTTCCAGGAGCGGTTTGACCACCTGGTCCTGGCCACGGGGGCGAGGCCCGTGGTCCCTCCCGTGCCCGGGGTGGAGCAGGAAGGGGTCTACACCCTAAGGAGCATGGAGGACGGGGCGGCCCTCCTCGAGGCCCTGAAGGGGGCAAAAAGGGCCGCCATCCTGGGGGCGGGGTACATCGGCCTCGAGGTGGCGGAGGCCTTCCGCAAGCGGGGCCTGGAGGTGACCCTCCTGGAGGCCCAAGACCGCCCCCTCCCCCAGTGGGACCCGGAGGTGAGCGCCCTGGTGCGGGAGGAGCTCTCCCGGCACGGGGTGGAGGTCTGGACGGGGGTCCGGGCCCTGGCCCTCCGGGGGGCGGGCCGGGTGGAGGCGGTGGAGACCACGGAAGGGGTGGTGCCCGCGGATCTCGTGCTCCTGGCGGTGGGGGTGCGGCCCAACACCGCCTTAGCCCAGGCCATGGGGGTGGCCCTGGGGCCCACGGGGGCCATCGCCACGGACGAGCGGATGCGGACGAACCTAGAAGGGGTCTACGCCGCGGGGGACGTGGCGGAAAGCCGCCACCTCCTCCTAGGGAGGCCCTACTGGCTCCCCTTGGGGGACGTGGCCAACAAGCACGGGCGCACCGCGGGGGCGGTCATCGCCGGCAAGGAGGCCCGCTTCGCCGGGGTGGTGGGGACCGCGGTCTTCAAGGTCTTCGGGCTGGGGGTGGCCACCACCGGGCTTTCCCTGGAGCGGGCCCTTTCCGAGGGCTTCCGGGCGAAGAAGGTCTTCATCCGCGCGGAGGACAGCGCCCACTACTGGCCCGAGCACGCCCCCCTTTGGGTGGAGCTCGTGTACGAGGAGGGGACGGGCCGCCTCCTGGGCGGGGCGGTGGTGGGCCGGGGCCAGGCGGTGAAGCGCATAGACGTCCTGGCGGCCCTCCTCCACCAAAAGGGCACGGTGGAGGACCTCATGGGGCTGGACCTGGCCTACGCCCCCCCCTTCAGCCCCGTGTGGGACCCCCTCCTCATCGCCGCCCAGCAGGCCCGGGGCTAG
- the aceA gene encoding isocitrate lyase, with the protein MEPLKVLSPEMQKEAEALKKEWAENPRWKGVRRDYTAEDVVRLRPSVQVEYTLAKRGAEKLWQLLHERPYVHTFGAYTGAMAVEMVRAGLEAIYLSGWQVAADANLAWQTYPDQSLYPANSVPQIVKRINNALMRADMIERSEGKVTRDWYVPIVADAEAGFGGALNVFELTRAMIEAGAAGIHYEDQLASEKKCGHLGGKVLVPTAQHIRTLQAARLAADIMGVPTVIIARTDAEAATLITSGIDERDRPFILKGERTPEGFYRVKNGIEAGIARALAYAPYADVLWMETSKPDLEEARRFAEAVKREFPDKLLAYNLSPSFNWKKFLDEETIAKFNRELGAMGYKFQFITLAGWHTLNYYTWELAKGYKARGMPAFVELQEKEFLAQAQGFTAVKHQREVGAGYFDEVVLALTQGEASTLALKGSTEEAQFNEPVH; encoded by the coding sequence ATGGAACCCCTGAAGGTGCTCTCCCCGGAGATGCAGAAGGAAGCCGAGGCCCTGAAGAAGGAGTGGGCGGAAAACCCCCGCTGGAAGGGGGTGAGGCGGGACTACACCGCGGAGGACGTGGTGCGGCTCCGCCCCTCCGTCCAGGTGGAGTACACCCTGGCCAAGCGAGGAGCGGAGAAGCTCTGGCAGCTCCTCCACGAAAGGCCCTACGTGCACACCTTCGGGGCCTACACCGGGGCCATGGCGGTGGAGATGGTGCGGGCGGGCCTCGAGGCCATCTACCTTTCCGGCTGGCAGGTGGCCGCGGACGCCAACCTGGCCTGGCAGACCTACCCCGACCAGTCCCTCTACCCGGCCAACTCCGTGCCCCAAATCGTGAAGCGGATCAACAACGCCCTCATGCGGGCGGACATGATCGAGCGCTCCGAGGGCAAGGTGACCCGGGACTGGTACGTGCCCATCGTGGCCGACGCGGAGGCGGGCTTCGGAGGCGCCTTAAACGTCTTTGAGCTCACCCGGGCCATGATCGAGGCCGGGGCCGCGGGGATCCACTACGAGGACCAGCTGGCCAGCGAGAAGAAGTGCGGCCACCTGGGGGGGAAGGTCCTGGTGCCCACCGCCCAGCACATCCGCACCCTCCAGGCCGCCCGCCTGGCCGCGGACATCATGGGCGTGCCCACGGTGATCATCGCCCGCACCGACGCGGAGGCCGCCACCCTCATCACCAGCGGCATCGACGAGCGGGACCGGCCCTTCATCCTGAAAGGGGAGCGCACCCCCGAGGGCTTTTACCGGGTGAAGAACGGGATCGAGGCGGGGATCGCCCGCGCCCTGGCCTACGCCCCCTACGCGGACGTGCTCTGGATGGAGACCTCCAAACCCGACCTGGAGGAGGCGAGGAGGTTCGCCGAGGCCGTGAAGCGGGAGTTCCCGGACAAGCTTTTGGCCTACAACCTCTCCCCCTCCTTCAACTGGAAGAAGTTCCTGGACGAGGAGACCATCGCCAAGTTCAACCGGGAGCTGGGGGCCATGGGCTACAAGTTCCAGTTCATCACCCTGGCGGGCTGGCACACCCTGAACTACTACACCTGGGAGCTGGCCAAGGGGTACAAGGCCCGGGGGATGCCGGCCTTTGTGGAGCTCCAGGAGAAGGAGTTCCTGGCCCAGGCCCAGGGCTTCACCGCGGTGAAGCACCAGCGGGAGGTGGGGGCGGGCTACTTTGACGAGGTGGTCCTGGCCCTCACCCAGGGGGAGGCCTCCACCCTGGCCCTGAAGGGCTCCACCGAGGAGGCCCAGTTCAACGAGCCCGTGCACTGA
- the sufB gene encoding Fe-S cluster assembly protein SufB produces the protein MSELELKSIGEEYKYHFVDEIRPVYVAERGLTKKVIEAISYHKGEPEWMLKFRLRAFEIFQKKPMPTWGPDLSGLDLEDLVYYVKPAEVRDAKSWEEIPEEIRRTYERLGIPEAERKVLAGVGAQYDSEMVYHRVKEELERQGVIFVAIEEGMKKYEDLFREYFAKVVPPEDNKFAALNSAAWSGGSFVYIPPGVKVELPLQAYFRVNTPEFGQFERTLIIVDEGAEVHYIEGCTAPMYSTESLHTGVIEIVVKRGARSRYTTIQNWSTNMYNLVTQRALVYGEAFHEWVDGNLGSKVTMKYPSSYLLEPGARTEILSIAFAKTGQHQDTGGKIILAAPHTSGTIVSKSISKGEGRASYRGLVKVMEGARHAKVNVECDALLIDEESRTDTYPYIEIQEETAHVGHEATVSKINDEQIFYLQTRGLKEDEAAALIVRGFIEPIAKELPLEYAVELNKLIELEMEGSVG, from the coding sequence ATGAGCGAGCTGGAGCTTAAGAGCATCGGGGAGGAGTACAAGTACCACTTCGTGGACGAGATCCGCCCCGTGTACGTGGCCGAGCGGGGCCTCACCAAGAAGGTCATCGAGGCCATCAGCTACCACAAGGGCGAGCCCGAGTGGATGCTGAAGTTCCGCCTCCGGGCCTTTGAGATCTTCCAGAAGAAGCCCATGCCCACCTGGGGCCCGGACCTCTCGGGGCTGGACCTGGAGGACCTGGTCTACTACGTGAAGCCCGCGGAGGTGCGGGACGCCAAAAGCTGGGAGGAGATCCCGGAGGAGATCCGCAGGACCTACGAAAGGCTCGGCATCCCCGAGGCGGAGCGCAAGGTCCTGGCCGGGGTGGGGGCCCAGTACGACTCGGAGATGGTCTACCACCGGGTGAAGGAGGAGCTGGAGCGGCAAGGGGTCATCTTCGTGGCCATCGAGGAGGGGATGAAGAAGTACGAGGACCTCTTCCGCGAGTACTTCGCCAAGGTGGTCCCCCCCGAGGACAACAAGTTCGCCGCCCTGAACTCCGCCGCCTGGTCCGGGGGTTCCTTCGTCTACATCCCCCCCGGGGTCAAGGTGGAGCTCCCCTTGCAGGCCTACTTCCGGGTGAACACCCCCGAGTTCGGCCAGTTTGAGCGCACCCTCATCATCGTGGACGAAGGGGCCGAGGTGCACTACATCGAGGGGTGCACCGCCCCCATGTACTCCACCGAGAGCCTCCACACCGGGGTCATCGAGATCGTGGTGAAGCGGGGGGCCAGGAGCCGCTACACCACCATCCAGAACTGGTCCACCAACATGTACAACCTGGTGACCCAGCGGGCCCTGGTCTACGGGGAGGCCTTCCACGAGTGGGTGGACGGGAACCTGGGCTCCAAGGTCACCATGAAGTACCCCTCCAGCTACCTCCTGGAGCCGGGGGCCCGCACGGAGATCCTCTCCATCGCCTTCGCCAAGACGGGCCAGCACCAGGACACCGGGGGGAAGATCATCCTGGCCGCCCCCCACACCTCGGGCACCATCGTGTCCAAGAGCATCTCCAAGGGGGAGGGCCGGGCCAGCTACCGGGGGCTGGTGAAGGTTATGGAGGGGGCCCGCCACGCCAAGGTGAACGTGGAGTGCGACGCCCTCCTCATCGACGAGGAAAGCCGCACGGACACCTACCCCTACATCGAGATCCAGGAGGAAACCGCCCACGTGGGCCACGAGGCCACGGTCTCCAAGATCAACGACGAGCAGATCTTCTACCTGCAGACCCGGGGCCTCAAGGAGGACGAGGCCGCGGCCCTGATCGTCCGGGGCTTCATCGAGCCCATCGCCAAGGAGCTCCCTCTGGAGTACGCGGTGGAGCTCAACAAGCTCATTGAGCTGGAGATGGAGGGCTCGGTGGGCTAA
- the alaS gene encoding alanine--tRNA ligase, with protein sequence MRTAEIREAYLSFFEEKGHLRLPSFSLVPENDPSLLFTSAGMAPLKPYFLGERPIFGGKEWRRVTTCQECLRVGDIENVGRTARHNTYFEMLGNFSFGDYFKKEAILWAWEFLTERLRLDPNRLWVTVFQDDDEAYAIWRDLVGVPEERIGRFGEEENYWPGGAITHGPNGPSGPCSEIFYDRGPEFGTPDETGPNTGSGDRFVEVWNLVFTQYDRQGPIPGPGILKPLPQKNIDTGMGLYRMAAILQGVEDFYRTDTFFPLIEEVVRLSGRPYEGKASVPHRVIADHIRAVVAALSDGVTFSNTGRGYVVRRLLRRALRYGYLLGLSEPFLHRLAPLVAELLGDFYPEMREHLEATVRQVRLEEERFLETLEGGLKRLETLLSGLKPGEVLPGREAFRLYDTYGFPLDLTVEIAAERGFGVDTEGFQKAMAEQQERSRAHMAFEREIFKRSAEALEELYAERGATEFLGYTTLEGEGEVLLLLAGDQALSEAGPGTEVQVVLDRTPFYAEGGGQIGDFGLLEWTGGRARVETVHKTEKGLFLHRAKVEEGVLRVGEKVRAVVDPKRRDTERHHTATHLLHAALRAVLGPHVRQAGSLVAPDRLRFDFTHPEALTPEELERIELLVNRWIMADFPVTWRYLPLEEARREGAMALFGEKYGEVVRVVTVEGSPSKELCGGTHVRRTGEIGAFLIAREEAVSAGVRRIEAVAGEAALRFARGALNRLKALSERLEVGEAALEERLEKLMAELKAKEKEVQSLRARLVRAELREGVALKEKGGLRYGGAELPGLDGSALRQAADDLVARGADVALVLSGGQAVLKLSERARERGLEAGALFRALAERAGGRGGGKGALAQGAGLDPEKALKALEDLL encoded by the coding sequence ATGCGCACCGCCGAGATCCGGGAAGCCTACCTCTCCTTTTTTGAGGAAAAGGGCCACCTGCGCCTGCCCTCCTTCAGCCTGGTGCCGGAGAACGACCCCTCCCTCCTCTTCACCTCCGCCGGGATGGCCCCCCTAAAGCCCTACTTCCTGGGGGAACGCCCCATCTTCGGGGGCAAGGAGTGGCGGCGGGTCACCACCTGCCAGGAGTGCCTAAGGGTGGGGGACATTGAGAACGTGGGGCGCACCGCCCGGCACAACACCTACTTTGAGATGCTGGGCAACTTCTCCTTCGGGGACTACTTCAAGAAGGAGGCCATCCTCTGGGCCTGGGAGTTCCTCACGGAGCGCCTCCGTTTGGACCCGAACCGGCTTTGGGTCACGGTCTTCCAGGACGACGACGAGGCCTACGCCATCTGGCGCGACCTGGTGGGGGTTCCCGAAGAAAGGATCGGCCGCTTCGGGGAGGAGGAGAACTACTGGCCGGGGGGGGCCATCACCCATGGGCCGAACGGGCCTAGTGGCCCCTGTTCGGAGATCTTCTACGACCGGGGCCCCGAGTTCGGCACCCCGGACGAGACCGGCCCCAACACGGGGAGTGGGGACCGGTTCGTGGAGGTCTGGAACCTGGTCTTCACCCAGTACGACCGCCAGGGGCCCATCCCGGGGCCCGGGATCCTGAAGCCCCTCCCCCAGAAGAACATCGACACCGGCATGGGCCTTTACCGCATGGCGGCCATCCTCCAGGGGGTGGAGGACTTCTACCGCACGGACACCTTCTTCCCCCTCATAGAAGAGGTGGTGCGCTTAAGCGGCCGCCCCTACGAGGGGAAGGCCTCCGTGCCCCACCGGGTCATCGCCGACCACATCCGAGCGGTGGTGGCGGCCCTTTCCGACGGGGTGACCTTCTCCAATACGGGGCGGGGCTACGTGGTGCGCCGCCTCCTCCGCCGGGCCCTGCGCTACGGCTACCTCCTGGGGCTTTCCGAGCCCTTCCTCCACCGCCTCGCGCCCTTGGTGGCGGAGCTCCTTGGGGACTTCTACCCGGAGATGCGGGAGCACCTGGAGGCCACGGTGCGCCAGGTGCGGCTGGAGGAGGAGCGCTTCCTGGAGACCCTGGAGGGGGGCCTGAAGCGGCTAGAGACCCTCCTTTCCGGCCTGAAGCCGGGGGAGGTGCTTCCGGGAAGGGAGGCCTTCCGCCTTTACGACACCTACGGCTTCCCCTTGGACCTCACGGTGGAGATCGCCGCCGAAAGGGGCTTCGGGGTGGACACCGAGGGCTTCCAGAAGGCCATGGCCGAGCAGCAGGAGCGCTCGAGGGCCCACATGGCCTTTGAACGGGAGATCTTCAAGCGGAGCGCGGAGGCCCTGGAGGAGCTCTACGCGGAGCGGGGGGCCACGGAGTTTCTGGGCTACACCACCCTGGAGGGGGAGGGGGAGGTCCTCCTCCTCCTGGCCGGGGACCAGGCCCTTTCCGAGGCCGGCCCCGGCACGGAGGTCCAGGTGGTCTTGGACCGCACCCCCTTCTACGCGGAAGGGGGCGGGCAGATCGGGGACTTTGGCCTTTTGGAGTGGACAGGCGGCCGGGCCCGGGTGGAGACCGTGCACAAGACGGAGAAGGGCCTCTTCCTCCACCGGGCTAAGGTGGAGGAGGGGGTCCTCCGGGTAGGCGAGAAGGTGCGGGCGGTGGTGGACCCCAAACGGCGGGACACGGAGCGCCACCACACCGCCACCCACCTCCTCCACGCCGCCCTACGGGCCGTGCTCGGCCCCCACGTGCGCCAGGCGGGGAGCCTGGTGGCCCCCGATAGGCTCCGCTTTGACTTCACCCACCCCGAGGCCCTGACCCCGGAGGAGCTTGAGCGGATAGAGCTTTTGGTGAACCGCTGGATCATGGCGGACTTCCCCGTGACCTGGCGCTACCTCCCCCTGGAGGAGGCCAGGCGGGAGGGGGCCATGGCCCTCTTCGGGGAGAAGTACGGGGAGGTGGTGCGGGTGGTGACCGTGGAGGGGAGCCCCTCCAAGGAGCTCTGCGGGGGCACCCACGTGCGCCGCACGGGGGAGATCGGGGCCTTCCTCATCGCCCGGGAGGAGGCGGTCTCCGCGGGGGTCAGGCGGATCGAGGCCGTGGCCGGGGAGGCGGCCCTCCGTTTCGCCCGCGGGGCCTTGAACCGGCTGAAGGCCCTCTCCGAGCGCCTCGAGGTGGGGGAGGCCGCCCTGGAGGAGCGCCTGGAAAAGCTCATGGCCGAGCTCAAGGCCAAGGAGAAGGAGGTCCAAAGCCTACGGGCCCGGCTGGTGCGGGCGGAGCTTAGGGAGGGGGTGGCCCTGAAGGAGAAGGGGGGCCTCCGGTATGGGGGGGCGGAGCTCCCGGGGCTGGACGGGTCTGCGCTCCGCCAGGCGGCGGACGACCTGGTGGCGAGGGGGGCGGACGTGGCCCTGGTCCTCTCCGGGGGGCAGGCGGTGCTGAAGCTCTCCGAACGGGCGCGGGAAAGGGGCCTCGAGGCCGGCGCCCTCTTCCGGGCCCTCGCGGAGCGGGCGGGGGGCCGGGGGGGCGGGAAGGGCGCTTTGGCCCAGGGGGCGGGGCTGGACCCGGAAAAGGCCTTGAAGGCGTTGGAGGACCTCCTCTAA
- the sufC gene encoding Fe-S cluster assembly ATPase SufC: MNQLEIRDLWASIDGETILKGVNLVVPKGQVHALMGPNGAGKSTLGKILAGDPEYTVERGEILLDGENILELSPDERARKGLFLAFQYPVEVPGVTIANFLRLALQARLGREVGVAEFWTKVKRALELLDWDESYLSRYLNEGFSGGEKKRNEILQLLVLEPTYAVLDETDSGLDIDALKVVARGVNAMRGPNFGALVITHYQRLLNYIVPDRVHVMMDGRVVAEGGPELALELEAKGYEWLREKVKEGA; encoded by the coding sequence ATGAACCAGCTGGAAATCCGCGATCTCTGGGCTTCCATTGACGGCGAGACCATCCTCAAAGGGGTGAACCTGGTGGTGCCCAAAGGCCAGGTCCACGCCCTTATGGGCCCCAACGGGGCGGGGAAGAGCACCCTGGGCAAGATCCTGGCCGGCGACCCCGAGTACACGGTGGAGCGGGGGGAGATCCTGTTGGACGGGGAGAACATCCTGGAGCTCTCCCCGGACGAAAGGGCCCGCAAGGGGCTCTTCCTGGCCTTCCAGTACCCGGTGGAGGTCCCCGGGGTGACCATCGCCAACTTCCTGCGCCTGGCCCTGCAGGCCCGGCTGGGGCGGGAGGTGGGGGTGGCGGAGTTCTGGACCAAGGTGAAGCGGGCCCTGGAGCTTTTGGACTGGGACGAGAGCTACCTCTCCCGTTACCTCAACGAGGGCTTCTCCGGCGGGGAGAAGAAGCGGAACGAGATCCTGCAGCTTCTGGTCCTCGAGCCCACCTACGCGGTCCTGGACGAGACGGACTCGGGGCTGGACATCGACGCGCTAAAGGTGGTGGCCCGGGGGGTGAACGCCATGCGGGGACCCAACTTCGGGGCCCTGGTCATCACCCACTACCAGCGCCTTCTCAACTACATCGTCCCCGACCGGGTCCACGTGATGATGGACGGCCGGGTGGTGGCCGAGGGCGGCCCCGAGCTGGCCCTGGAGCTCGAGGCCAAGGGGTACGAGTGGCTTAGGGAGAAGGTCAAGGAGGGGGCATGA
- the ruvX gene encoding Holliday junction resolvase RuvX: MRVGALDVGRARIGLAVGEEGRPFAFGRGYLVRQGLERDVEALLDFVRREGLARLVVGLPLRTDGTMSEEAQGVLALVEALRARGVEVVLVDERYTTKLAERRLREAPRRLKRDKGKLDEMAAVVLLEDYLAGGA, from the coding sequence ATGCGGGTGGGCGCGCTTGACGTGGGCCGGGCCAGGATCGGCCTCGCGGTGGGGGAGGAGGGGCGGCCCTTCGCCTTCGGCCGGGGGTATTTGGTGCGGCAAGGGCTGGAGAGGGATGTGGAGGCCCTTTTGGACTTCGTGCGCCGGGAGGGCCTGGCAAGGCTCGTGGTGGGCCTTCCCTTGCGCACCGACGGGACCATGAGCGAGGAGGCCCAGGGGGTTTTGGCCCTGGTGGAGGCCTTGAGGGCCCGGGGGGTGGAGGTGGTGCTGGTGGACGAGCGCTACACCACCAAGCTGGCGGAGCGCCGTCTTAGGGAGGCCCCGAGGCGCCTCAAGCGGGACAAGGGCAAGCTGGACGAGATGGCCGCGGTGGTGCTCCTGGAGGATTACCTTGCGGGAGGGGCCTAG